Proteins found in one bacterium (Candidatus Blackallbacteria) CG13_big_fil_rev_8_21_14_2_50_49_14 genomic segment:
- a CDS encoding pseudouridine synthase, giving the protein MSLLYLIAYKPFNVLTQFSGENPAETLQCLDYDFPRDVYPVGRLDKDSEGLLLLSNDKGLNHRLLDPQFKHAREYWAQVEKIPTPEALEKLSQGLRLKDGFTLPAQARLLESEPDLPPRTPPIRYRAQIPTAWLSLTLIEGRNRQVRRMTAAVGFPTLRLVRVRMENLLLGALKPGQVRELTREERQGLLNKLR; this is encoded by the coding sequence GTGTCGCTTCTCTACCTGATCGCCTATAAACCCTTTAACGTGCTCACCCAGTTCAGCGGCGAAAATCCCGCTGAAACGCTGCAATGCCTGGATTATGATTTTCCCCGAGATGTTTACCCCGTGGGCCGTCTCGACAAGGACAGCGAAGGCCTGCTCCTGCTCAGCAATGACAAAGGCCTGAATCACCGCCTGCTCGACCCCCAATTCAAACACGCCCGCGAATACTGGGCCCAGGTTGAAAAAATACCCACGCCCGAAGCCCTTGAAAAACTCAGCCAGGGCCTGCGTCTCAAAGATGGCTTCACCCTGCCGGCCCAGGCCCGGCTCTTAGAAAGCGAACCCGATTTGCCCCCCCGCACCCCGCCGATTCGCTACCGGGCGCAGATTCCCACCGCCTGGCTCTCTCTGACCCTGATCGAAGGGCGCAACCGACAAGTCAGACGCATGACCGCTGCCGTGGGTTTTCCCACCCTGCGGCTGGTGCGTGTGCGCATGGAAAACCTGCTGCTGGGCGCACTGAAACCTGGACAAGTCCGGGAATTGACACGTGAAGAGCGCCAGGGTTTACTGAACAAGTTGAGATAA